The following are from one region of the Leptospira selangorensis genome:
- the jag gene encoding RNA-binding cell elongation regulator Jag/EloR gives MENYIFEAEGKTKAEAEEIALETLRLEPGDIRFETVESGKSGFLGLTQKKPAVVRAFVTNFDIPAEKIIHGVVLTLLRKMGVEAEVVGMGDVDGKIYIELTSRESGLIIGKRGATLDALQFLVNLMVDSKIRHGRKIVLDTESYRDKRELSLIRLSKSVASSVAKSGKSKLLEPMNPFERRIVHMALQENEKVFTRSEGNGTYKKVRIIPMKDRHKYKDVVEKSPNGDLLEEVNDY, from the coding sequence ATGGAAAACTATATTTTCGAAGCCGAAGGAAAAACAAAAGCCGAGGCTGAAGAGATCGCGTTAGAAACCTTAAGACTAGAACCCGGAGACATTCGTTTTGAAACTGTCGAATCCGGTAAGTCTGGATTTTTAGGTTTAACACAAAAAAAACCGGCAGTAGTTCGAGCATTTGTTACGAACTTCGATATTCCGGCTGAAAAGATCATCCACGGAGTAGTACTTACACTTCTCCGCAAGATGGGAGTAGAAGCGGAAGTTGTCGGAATGGGAGATGTGGATGGAAAGATCTATATTGAACTTACCAGCCGCGAATCCGGACTGATTATCGGAAAGAGAGGAGCTACTTTAGACGCCCTTCAATTTTTGGTAAACCTGATGGTAGATTCAAAAATCCGTCACGGTCGTAAGATCGTATTGGATACTGAATCTTATAGAGACAAAAGAGAACTGTCCTTGATCAGATTGAGCAAGTCAGTAGCTTCTTCTGTAGCAAAATCAGGTAAGTCCAAATTACTTGAGCCAATGAATCCTTTCGAAAGAAGGATCGTTCACATGGCTCTTCAAGAGAACGAAAAAGTTTTCACCAGATCGGAAGGAAATGGAACTTACAAAAAAGTTCGTATCATTCCGATGAAAGACAGACACAAGTACAAAGACGTCGTCGAAAAAAGCCCTAACGGGGACTTACTCGAGGAAGTAAACGACTACTGA
- the mnmE gene encoding tRNA uridine-5-carboxymethylaminomethyl(34) synthesis GTPase MnmE has translation MADTIAAISTASGAGAIGILRLSGPEALPIAYRHLSFFEGALPLSSIKPRNAYTCRFVDGEKKLDQVVFIYFAGPNSFTGEDLCEIHTHGNPILLREALECLFRSGARPAKQGEFTKRAFLNGKIDLNEAEAIGRIIGARSRFELELAQKNAFGEISRLASNLRSQLISLKAECEAEIDFSTEDLTFESLEERKKRIRSISDICSNLLKRSSDTETLLERSRVVLYGEPNTGKSSLMNLILGRDRSIISEIPGTTRDYISEDFLLSGVPIRLIDTAGVRETGDKIEKMGIERSEKEFSQADVRLFVIDVSQKNDWDKFAEENRSKLEGAIVAANKSDIRDQSWDSQFILKKNYPGTVLVEVSCKSKQGLDTLVSEISTKLQGLESSEDYVLLEERNRFHFSSITRSLENCLTLIEEGAPAEIYIKEIDSALEQIGEVNGRVDTEEILGRIFSKFCVGK, from the coding sequence GTGGCTGATACGATAGCAGCTATCTCCACAGCTTCCGGGGCCGGTGCCATTGGCATTCTCAGGTTATCCGGACCGGAAGCACTTCCTATCGCTTATAGGCATTTATCCTTTTTTGAGGGAGCCCTTCCTCTTTCTTCTATCAAACCTCGTAATGCATATACCTGTCGTTTTGTAGATGGGGAGAAAAAATTAGACCAAGTAGTTTTTATCTATTTCGCAGGACCGAATTCTTTTACGGGAGAGGATCTTTGCGAGATACACACTCACGGAAATCCTATCTTACTCAGAGAAGCTTTAGAATGTTTGTTTCGTTCCGGAGCAAGGCCAGCCAAACAAGGCGAATTCACTAAAAGAGCATTCTTAAATGGTAAAATAGATCTGAATGAAGCGGAAGCGATCGGAAGAATTATAGGCGCTCGTTCTAGATTCGAATTGGAATTGGCCCAAAAAAATGCATTCGGAGAAATTTCCAGACTCGCTTCGAATCTTAGAAGCCAATTGATCTCTCTGAAAGCGGAATGCGAAGCTGAGATCGATTTTTCCACAGAAGATCTTACCTTCGAATCCCTTGAAGAAAGAAAAAAAAGAATTCGTTCTATTTCAGATATTTGTTCCAACCTCCTAAAAAGATCCAGCGATACAGAAACTCTCTTGGAAAGAAGCAGAGTTGTTCTGTACGGAGAACCGAATACGGGCAAGTCTAGTTTGATGAACCTGATCCTGGGAAGAGATCGTTCTATTATTTCTGAAATTCCTGGAACTACTCGAGATTATATCAGTGAGGATTTTTTGCTTTCCGGAGTTCCAATCAGACTCATCGATACCGCAGGTGTTCGAGAGACCGGCGATAAGATAGAGAAGATGGGAATTGAAAGAAGTGAGAAGGAGTTCTCCCAAGCGGACGTAAGACTTTTTGTGATAGATGTCTCTCAAAAGAATGATTGGGACAAGTTTGCAGAAGAGAACAGATCCAAACTAGAAGGCGCCATAGTTGCAGCAAATAAATCAGATATAAGGGACCAGAGCTGGGATTCTCAATTTATCTTAAAGAAAAATTATCCTGGAACAGTCTTGGTCGAAGTTTCCTGTAAATCGAAACAAGGATTGGATACTTTGGTTTCTGAAATTTCCACAAAACTGCAAGGTTTGGAAAGTTCTGAAGATTATGTCCTTTTGGAAGAAAGGAACAGATTTCATTTTTCTTCTATCACTCGAAGCCTGGAAAACTGTCTGACTTTAATAGAAGAAGGCGCCCCGGCTGAGATTTACATCAAAGAAATAGATTCCGCATTGGAACAAATCGGAGAAGTAAATGGAAGAGTGGACACCGAAGAAATTTTAGGAAGAATTTTTAGTAAATTCTGCGTTGGGAAATAA
- a CDS encoding malic enzyme-like NAD(P)-binding protein, translating into MREKSLEYHSLHPKGKIQVVPTKPTKDSFDLSLAYSPGVAYPCLEIKENPDLVYEYTNKGNLVGIITNGTAILGLGDIGPAAGKPVMEGKAVLFKKFAGIDVFDIEVDAKDPDDFIKAVKMLEPTFGGINLEDIKAPESFYIEEELIKAMNIPVFHDDQHGTAIITVAGLLNAFEINKKRPSDVKMVVCGAGAAGIAIAELVQHIGIRKEHIFLVDTKGVIHTERTDLNSTKQKYVQKTNARTLADVMQDADIFVGVSVADMVTEDMVKSMAPNPVIFALANPDPEIPYAVAKKVRPDIIMGTGRSDMPNQVNNVLGFPFIFRGALDVRAKHITLEMKLAAARALAELARMEVPDAVSLAYGGEKFVFGPDYLIPKPFDQRVLYHVAPAVAEAAVQSGTARRPYPGRENYVSFLEGLMRS; encoded by the coding sequence ATGAGAGAAAAATCCCTCGAATATCATTCCCTTCATCCAAAGGGTAAAATACAAGTTGTTCCGACAAAGCCGACTAAAGATTCATTCGACTTATCCTTAGCATACTCACCGGGAGTTGCTTACCCTTGTCTGGAAATTAAAGAAAATCCGGATCTGGTGTATGAATACACCAATAAAGGAAACCTGGTCGGAATTATCACTAATGGAACCGCAATTTTAGGTCTGGGAGATATCGGACCTGCCGCAGGAAAACCTGTGATGGAAGGTAAGGCGGTACTTTTCAAAAAATTCGCAGGGATAGACGTTTTTGACATAGAAGTCGATGCGAAAGATCCGGATGATTTTATAAAAGCAGTCAAAATGCTTGAGCCTACTTTCGGCGGGATCAACCTAGAAGATATTAAGGCTCCTGAAAGTTTTTATATAGAAGAAGAACTCATCAAAGCGATGAATATCCCTGTTTTTCATGATGATCAACATGGGACAGCGATCATCACCGTTGCAGGATTGTTGAATGCGTTCGAGATCAATAAAAAACGTCCGAGCGATGTAAAGATGGTGGTCTGTGGAGCTGGAGCTGCAGGGATCGCGATCGCAGAATTAGTCCAACATATCGGTATCCGAAAAGAACATATTTTCTTAGTGGATACAAAAGGTGTGATCCATACCGAAAGAACCGATCTAAATTCTACCAAACAAAAATACGTTCAGAAGACTAACGCTCGAACTCTTGCAGACGTTATGCAAGATGCGGATATTTTTGTGGGTGTTTCCGTAGCCGATATGGTAACCGAAGACATGGTAAAATCCATGGCTCCGAACCCGGTTATCTTTGCTTTGGCAAATCCAGATCCTGAAATTCCGTATGCGGTAGCTAAAAAGGTTCGTCCTGATATTATTATGGGAACTGGAAGAAGCGATATGCCGAACCAGGTGAATAACGTATTAGGTTTCCCGTTTATTTTCAGAGGAGCTTTGGACGTAAGAGCTAAACATATCACTCTGGAAATGAAATTAGCTGCGGCTCGTGCTTTGGCAGAACTCGCTAGGATGGAAGTTCCGGATGCGGTTAGTCTTGCGTATGGCGGAGAAAAATTCGTATTCGGTCCTGATTATCTGATCCCAAAACCTTTTGACCAAAGGGTATTATATCATGTGGCTCCGGCAGTTGCGGAAGCTGCAGTCCAAAGTGGAACAGCAAGAAGACCTTATCCCGGACGGGAAAATTACGTTTCCTTCTTAGAAGGTTTGATGAGGTCTTAA
- the fumC gene encoding class II fumarate hydratase: MKTRIETDSMGEIQVDDSKYWGAQTERSLHHFHIGNDRFPREMIRALGVLKKSAAIVNGQLGLLTDEKKNLIVQAADEVISGKLDEHFPLSVWQTGSGTQTNMNSNEVISNRAIEIAGGVKGSKKPVHPNDDVNKAQSSNDTFPTAMHIAAAEQLVNKLLPALEQLKNTLKKKSEEFKDIIKIGRTHLQDATPLTLGQEFSGYVKQLEYNIERVKSVLPSVYRLALGGTAVGTGLNTHPEFAVKAAAQIAKETGLPFTSAENKFEALAAHDSLVETHGVLKTIAASFMKIANDVRWLSSGPRCGIGEISIPENEPGSSIMPGKVNPTQSEQMTMVASQVIANDVAVNIGGASGNFELNVFKPLIIHNVLNSIRLLADSAVSFEEHCARGIEPNKENIKEHLKNSLMLVTALNPHIGYDNAAKIAKNAHKKGTSLKESGIELGLLTSEQFDQWVLPEKMISPSVD, from the coding sequence ATGAAAACTAGAATCGAAACCGACTCCATGGGAGAAATCCAGGTAGACGATTCCAAATACTGGGGTGCTCAAACCGAAAGATCTCTTCATCACTTTCATATCGGGAACGATCGTTTCCCAAGGGAAATGATCCGTGCTCTTGGAGTTCTTAAAAAATCAGCAGCAATCGTAAATGGTCAGCTTGGTCTTTTGACTGATGAGAAAAAAAATCTGATCGTTCAAGCTGCAGACGAAGTGATTTCAGGAAAATTGGATGAACATTTTCCTCTAAGCGTTTGGCAAACAGGTTCCGGAACTCAAACTAATATGAACTCTAACGAAGTGATCTCTAATCGTGCGATTGAGATTGCAGGTGGGGTAAAAGGTTCTAAAAAACCAGTCCATCCGAATGATGATGTAAATAAGGCTCAATCTTCTAACGATACTTTCCCAACAGCTATGCATATTGCTGCTGCGGAACAATTAGTGAATAAACTTTTGCCCGCATTAGAACAATTGAAGAATACTCTAAAGAAGAAGTCTGAAGAGTTCAAAGATATCATCAAAATCGGAAGAACTCACTTACAGGACGCGACTCCTTTAACTCTTGGCCAAGAATTCTCCGGTTACGTAAAACAACTAGAGTATAATATTGAAAGAGTGAAGTCCGTTCTTCCTTCCGTATACAGATTAGCTTTAGGTGGAACTGCAGTTGGAACAGGATTGAACACTCATCCTGAATTTGCCGTAAAAGCTGCAGCTCAGATCGCTAAAGAAACCGGACTTCCTTTTACTTCTGCGGAGAATAAATTCGAGGCTTTAGCCGCTCATGATTCTTTGGTAGAAACTCATGGAGTTCTAAAAACGATCGCTGCTTCTTTTATGAAGATTGCAAATGATGTGAGATGGTTATCTTCCGGTCCTAGATGTGGAATTGGTGAGATCTCTATCCCGGAGAATGAGCCAGGCTCTTCTATCATGCCGGGAAAAGTGAACCCTACTCAGTCAGAACAAATGACTATGGTAGCCTCTCAGGTGATCGCGAATGATGTGGCTGTGAATATAGGTGGTGCTTCCGGAAACTTCGAACTGAACGTTTTCAAACCTTTGATCATTCATAATGTTCTGAATTCTATCCGTCTATTAGCCGACTCTGCAGTTTCTTTCGAAGAACATTGTGCAAGAGGGATCGAGCCTAATAAGGAGAACATCAAAGAACATTTGAAGAATAGTTTGATGCTTGTGACTGCGTTAAATCCGCATATCGGTTATGATAATGCGGCTAAGATCGCTAAGAATGCTCACAAGAAAGGAACTAGTCTGAAAGAATCCGGGATTGAACTTGGCTTATTGACTTCCGAGCAATTTGATCAATGGGTTCTTCCGGAAAAAATGATCTCCCCAAGTGTAGATTGA
- the loa22 gene encoding OmpA family outer membrane lipoprotein Loa22 encodes MVKKILNILLIGATVFSLALCSSADNKDQAAPEPGEQNSAASRNVNVDSPADAINNQIKDFRYPDGITRPGFSYKKADVSAGDFSEWAKVNISVLKDGISKLPDSWALEITGHTDQVGPEEAEGDKKGNVFYGEIRAKAVKQSLVKQGIPAARIVTKSAGSSSPVSGLDAKDPKNRRVTFKFVQQQ; translated from the coding sequence ATGGTAAAAAAAATTCTCAATATCCTGCTCATCGGTGCAACGGTTTTTTCCTTAGCTCTTTGCTCTTCTGCAGACAACAAAGACCAAGCGGCTCCTGAGCCTGGAGAACAAAATTCCGCAGCTTCTCGTAACGTCAACGTAGACTCTCCTGCAGACGCTATCAATAATCAAATTAAAGACTTCCGTTATCCAGACGGGATCACTCGTCCAGGATTCAGCTACAAAAAAGCTGATGTTAGCGCGGGAGATTTCAGCGAGTGGGCAAAAGTTAATATTTCTGTTCTTAAAGACGGAATTTCTAAACTTCCTGATTCTTGGGCATTAGAGATCACTGGTCACACTGACCAAGTAGGACCTGAAGAAGCAGAAGGTGATAAAAAAGGAAACGTTTTCTACGGAGAAATTCGTGCAAAAGCGGTTAAACAATCCTTAGTTAAGCAAGGAATTCCTGCAGCACGTATCGTTACAAAGAGTGCTGGTTCTTCTTCTCCAGTTTCCGGATTGGATGCAAAAGACCCTAAAAACCGCAGAGTAACCTTCAAATTTGTTCAACAACAATAA
- a CDS encoding RluA family pseudouridine synthase, giving the protein MNLELHAEVNADSEGSRLDRFLKDYLGDEISRASIQHWIDSGWVKDGSGKILLKSSYKVSSGENFHISVPPKPPLNLTPVKMDIEVLKETPQYLIIRKPAGIASHSGPGDRSATLVNGLLYKFKELSSIGGESRPGIVHRLDKPTEGIMIVAKNDQAHAKLSELFRRRNITKKYLAWVQGTLPEGEGTIDRPIGRHPIERLKMTVTTKGRASVTHYRILKTAVSKNGRKFSLIEADLETGRTHQIRVHFQSLRCPVVGDLLYSRNAALFENYGLLLLSYWLEFKDPFTGAEVQIVLDPPERFENFESNLENF; this is encoded by the coding sequence ATGAATCTGGAACTTCATGCCGAAGTTAACGCCGACTCTGAGGGATCCAGACTCGATCGATTTTTAAAGGATTATCTAGGAGATGAGATCTCCAGAGCTTCCATACAACATTGGATCGATTCAGGTTGGGTTAAAGATGGTTCCGGAAAAATTCTACTGAAATCATCCTACAAAGTAAGTTCCGGAGAAAACTTTCATATATCAGTTCCTCCTAAACCTCCATTGAACTTAACTCCTGTAAAAATGGACATAGAAGTTTTAAAAGAAACTCCGCAGTATCTGATCATTCGTAAGCCCGCAGGTATTGCGTCTCATAGCGGTCCTGGAGATAGATCTGCTACTTTGGTTAACGGACTTCTCTACAAATTTAAGGAGCTTTCGAGTATTGGAGGAGAATCAAGGCCTGGTATCGTGCATCGTTTAGACAAACCGACGGAAGGGATCATGATTGTAGCTAAGAATGATCAAGCACATGCAAAACTTTCCGAGTTGTTTAGAAGAAGGAATATTACCAAGAAATATCTTGCCTGGGTTCAGGGCACACTTCCGGAAGGAGAAGGTACGATAGATAGGCCGATCGGGAGACATCCGATAGAAAGATTGAAGATGACTGTGACTACAAAAGGTAGAGCCTCAGTTACTCATTACAGGATCTTAAAAACTGCGGTTTCCAAAAACGGTAGAAAGTTCTCTTTAATCGAAGCTGATTTGGAGACAGGAAGAACTCATCAGATTAGAGTCCATTTTCAGAGCTTAAGATGCCCTGTGGTTGGGGACCTTCTTTATTCTAGAAATGCCGCACTTTTTGAGAACTACGGACTTTTACTTCTTTCTTATTGGTTAGAATTCAAGGATCCTTTTACAGGGGCAGAAGTGCAGATCGTTTTAGATCCTCCCGAAAGATTCGAAAATTTCGAAAGTAATTTGGAGAATTTTTAA
- a CDS encoding YkvA family protein produces the protein MEEDKIEKIKQGFWPKVKKVAGKVPFLADAIALYYAMLDPSTPLKAKLTIAGALAYFLTPFDAIPDILFGAGYIDDAGVVAAVLAAASMYVKEEHKKKAADFLDSNPEGTLEN, from the coding sequence ATGGAAGAAGATAAGATAGAAAAGATCAAACAAGGTTTTTGGCCTAAGGTGAAGAAGGTTGCGGGAAAGGTTCCTTTCCTTGCGGATGCGATCGCTTTATACTATGCGATGTTGGATCCTTCTACACCCCTAAAAGCAAAACTTACGATTGCAGGTGCACTTGCTTATTTTCTTACCCCTTTTGATGCAATCCCGGATATTTTATTTGGAGCAGGTTATATAGACGACGCAGGAGTAGTCGCTGCTGTTTTAGCAGCTGCATCCATGTATGTAAAAGAAGAACATAAGAAGAAGGCGGCGGATTTTTTAGATTCCAATCCTGAGGGTACCCTGGAGAATTGA
- a CDS encoding inositol monophosphatase family protein — protein sequence MSYQNEIKIRYQHFLNFVPTISEFLKKTHEREDLQISFKGNIESDLVTIADKGSEELIVSEIRKAFPNDHILGEEGSNYEGNSQFKWIIDPLDGTVNYSHRIPLYCCCIGLEDLENKSAVMGIVPMPALGHVYHAMLGEGAFKDKTPIKVTETKEIKKALLCTGFPYDREEKIEQLMFNLKKFILRSRGVRRTGSAGLDICWVAEGKFDAFWEEDLKPWDMTAAAAILQEAGGKLSTYANNTFHPYVTSLIASNGVLHEKMVEILQEYLDI from the coding sequence ATGAGCTACCAAAACGAAATCAAAATAAGATACCAACATTTCCTCAACTTCGTCCCTACTATTTCGGAGTTCCTGAAAAAAACTCACGAAAGAGAAGATCTACAAATTTCCTTTAAAGGGAATATAGAATCGGACTTAGTCACGATCGCAGACAAGGGTTCCGAAGAATTGATCGTCTCCGAGATCAGAAAAGCATTCCCGAATGATCATATCTTAGGAGAAGAAGGAAGTAACTACGAAGGAAATTCACAATTCAAATGGATCATAGATCCTTTGGATGGAACCGTAAATTATTCTCATCGTATTCCTCTCTATTGCTGTTGTATAGGATTAGAAGATCTAGAAAATAAATCCGCAGTGATGGGTATCGTTCCTATGCCGGCATTAGGACATGTATACCACGCAATGTTGGGCGAAGGTGCGTTCAAAGATAAAACTCCTATCAAAGTAACCGAAACCAAAGAGATCAAAAAAGCTCTTCTTTGCACAGGTTTTCCTTATGATAGAGAAGAGAAGATAGAACAACTCATGTTCAATTTGAAAAAATTCATCTTAAGATCCAGAGGTGTGAGAAGGACTGGATCCGCAGGTTTAGATATTTGCTGGGTGGCCGAAGGTAAGTTCGATGCATTCTGGGAAGAAGATCTAAAACCTTGGGATATGACTGCAGCAGCAGCTATTCTTCAGGAGGCAGGCGGCAAGTTAAGCACTTATGCGAACAATACATTTCATCCGTATGTGACCAGTCTAATTGCGTCTAACGGAGTATTGCATGAAAAAATGGTCGAGATCTTGCAGGAGTATTTAGATATATGA
- a CDS encoding DMT family transporter — protein MSWVLLVLAGFFEVGFTTCMKLSDGFKDWRYALGFFVFAVLSFYFLNKATQNISLGTAYAVWTGIGAAGTVIIGILSFGDSINTWRIFFLSTLILSVIGLKFLGGD, from the coding sequence ATGAGTTGGGTTTTATTGGTATTAGCAGGATTTTTCGAAGTAGGATTTACTACTTGTATGAAATTATCCGACGGTTTTAAGGACTGGAGATATGCTCTCGGGTTCTTTGTATTCGCCGTTTTAAGTTTTTACTTTCTGAACAAGGCAACTCAGAATATTTCTCTTGGAACTGCGTATGCAGTTTGGACCGGAATTGGTGCTGCAGGAACCGTGATCATCGGAATTCTTTCCTTCGGAGATTCTATCAATACTTGGAGGATCTTTTTCCTTTCTACTTTGATATTATCGGTGATCGGATTGAAGTTTTTAGGCGGGGACTAA
- a CDS encoding glycosyltransferase family 4 protein, with protein sequence MLDSRRRLAVVTPIFSDHISGGSEKLIYQYTLILSKFYEVTVLASRSLDYITWKNQIPIKDLEPVLLGKDLEKKVSREWIEPEPGNRIRVLRFSVDKERNISKFNRFSDKLFRNSEPGKSISSQEEKERIWVDMQGPYCPDLIQYIETNERDYDVFVFVSYLYYPMVYGLPLVAKKSVVIPTLHDEPPAKLSVYSNLFKDDSAYCFNTPEEKDLFHKLYGYEPSLGNVIGMHLEIPEETEKRTPEKKNPQDSFQFLYVGRIDEGKGVLEMAQYFSEWQKRSGRNDKLLLAGRGDSKLLQRISKFSHVSPLGFVSEEAKDEIIRSSDILINPSPMESFSIIIMEAWIRKKAVLVNGRSDVLRGHCLRSNGGLYYSDLDSFCAVAEYLVNHSREREEMGLNGKRYVQANFNPDIVEKKIAHIVERCIRRRYSE encoded by the coding sequence TTGCTAGACTCTCGTAGAAGATTAGCCGTAGTTACTCCAATTTTTTCGGATCATATCTCAGGTGGTTCCGAAAAATTAATCTATCAATATACTCTAATATTATCCAAGTTTTACGAGGTTACCGTTCTTGCGAGTCGCTCCCTCGATTATATCACTTGGAAAAACCAAATCCCGATTAAAGACTTAGAACCTGTGCTTCTCGGAAAAGATTTGGAGAAGAAGGTGAGTAGAGAATGGATAGAACCTGAGCCTGGAAACAGGATCCGAGTTTTAAGATTTTCCGTAGATAAAGAAAGGAATATCTCTAAATTTAATAGATTTTCGGACAAACTATTCCGAAATTCCGAACCGGGAAAAAGTATAAGTTCCCAAGAAGAAAAAGAAAGGATATGGGTCGATATGCAAGGCCCTTATTGCCCCGACTTGATCCAATACATTGAGACAAACGAAAGGGATTACGATGTATTCGTCTTCGTTTCTTATTTATATTACCCTATGGTTTATGGACTTCCTTTAGTCGCAAAGAAGTCTGTTGTAATTCCCACATTGCATGACGAACCTCCCGCAAAATTATCCGTATATTCCAATCTATTCAAAGACGACTCGGCTTATTGTTTCAATACTCCCGAAGAAAAAGATCTGTTTCATAAATTATACGGATACGAGCCAAGCCTTGGAAATGTGATCGGAATGCATTTGGAAATTCCGGAAGAAACGGAGAAGAGAACGCCTGAGAAAAAAAATCCCCAAGACTCATTCCAGTTCTTGTATGTGGGCAGGATAGATGAAGGAAAAGGAGTATTGGAAATGGCCCAATACTTTTCCGAATGGCAAAAAAGAAGCGGCCGAAACGACAAATTGCTTCTGGCAGGAAGAGGAGATTCCAAACTTCTACAAAGAATATCAAAGTTTTCTCATGTATCTCCTTTAGGTTTCGTAAGTGAAGAGGCAAAGGACGAGATCATCCGTTCTTCAGATATCCTGATCAACCCTTCTCCTATGGAAAGTTTTTCCATTATTATCATGGAGGCTTGGATCCGCAAAAAGGCAGTCTTAGTTAACGGAAGATCAGATGTTCTGAGAGGACATTGTCTCAGAAGTAATGGTGGTTTATATTATTCGGATCTAGACAGCTTTTGTGCAGTTGCAGAATACTTAGTAAATCATAGCAGAGAAAGAGAAGAGATGGGCTTAAACGGTAAAAGATACGTTCAAGCGAACTTCAATCCTGATATCGTGGAAAAAAAGATCGCCCATATCGTAGAAAGATGTATCAGAAGAAGATACTCCGAGTAA
- a CDS encoding glycosyltransferase family 4 protein gives MIFRKRGVHQFAAGFNLGDAISNEMNSLKSVFKRIGYSSEIYAENTGPGTDAFVKKYKAYSSNSKDIIVYHHSIHSDVLETVIKPKNSKVLIYHNVTPGHFFEKYDLKLTYLLRKGREELESLRNKFDKVFAVSEYNKSELVDLGFENVDVLPITYQLPQGRQSPKENFPKNRPNIPRFLFVGRIAPNKKQDDLIRFAFHYLKAYGPEFQLFMVGFSSKELYLYREELERMLDFYKLRKNVIITDFLSDEELKSMYLNCDLFLSMSEHEGFCVPLLEAMVHNIPILAFDGGAVGETLSGAGILFKEKRMDMIVELAHKMVTDRGWKDLILETQQRRLSSFSQINAETVLRPVLARLS, from the coding sequence ATGATCTTCAGGAAAAGAGGAGTTCATCAATTCGCTGCCGGTTTTAATTTGGGGGATGCAATTTCCAATGAAATGAATTCCTTAAAATCCGTTTTTAAAAGGATAGGGTATTCTTCCGAAATTTATGCGGAAAATACCGGCCCAGGAACGGATGCATTTGTAAAAAAATATAAGGCATATTCTTCCAATAGCAAAGATATTATAGTTTATCACCATTCTATCCATTCGGATGTTTTGGAAACTGTTATAAAACCGAAGAATTCTAAAGTCCTAATATATCATAATGTAACTCCGGGTCATTTTTTCGAAAAATATGATCTAAAGCTTACGTATCTTCTCCGCAAAGGAAGAGAGGAATTAGAATCTTTAAGAAACAAATTCGATAAGGTATTTGCTGTTTCGGAATACAATAAGTCGGAGCTTGTGGATCTGGGTTTCGAAAATGTGGATGTTCTTCCAATCACTTACCAACTTCCGCAAGGAAGACAAAGTCCTAAGGAAAATTTTCCTAAGAATAGACCCAATATTCCCCGTTTCTTATTTGTAGGAAGGATTGCTCCGAACAAAAAGCAAGATGATCTCATCCGATTTGCATTCCATTACCTCAAGGCATATGGTCCTGAGTTCCAACTTTTTATGGTAGGTTTCAGTTCCAAAGAATTGTATCTATATAGAGAAGAATTGGAACGTATGCTCGATTTTTATAAATTGAGAAAGAATGTGATCATCACTGATTTTTTATCCGACGAAGAATTGAAATCTATGTATTTGAACTGCGATCTTTTCTTGTCCATGAGCGAGCACGAAGGTTTTTGTGTTCCGTTATTGGAAGCGATGGTGCATAATATTCCGATCCTTGCATTCGATGGTGGCGCGGTAGGGGAAACTCTTTCCGGTGCCGGGATCTTATTCAAAGAAAAAAGAATGGATATGATCGTGGAACTCGCCCACAAGATGGTTACAGATCGAGGCTGGAAAGACTTAATACTTGAGACCCAACAAAGACGATTATCTTCCTTTTCACAGATCAACGCAGAAACAGTATTGAGGCCGGTCCTTGCTAGACTCTCGTAG